The genomic DNA GTCGCGACGATCAAGTCCGGCCAGGTGATCTACGCCAACGACGAGGCGACAGACTTGCTGCCCGGCAAACTGATCCGCGGGCGGCAACCGGCCCCCGTCGCTCGCCCCATCCGCGAGGCGGTAGCGGCCTAACCAGCGTGGAACCCCTGATTATCGAAGCCGCACTCAACGGCGCGACGCCCAAGGCGCGGAATCCCAACGTGCCGGTCTCGCCGGAGGAGATCACCGCCGGAGCCCTTGCCGCAATGGAGGCGGGTGCGGCGATCGTCCACACGCACATCGAGCGGATGGACATGACCGGCGGCGCGGCGGTGGTGCGCTACATGGAAGGCTATGCGCCCGTGCTCGCCGCGCGGCCCGACGCGATCTTGTGGGGTACGGTGGCGACCGGGCCGGATGTTGAGGCCCGCTTCGGCCACTATCGCGGGCTCGCAGTGGCAGGCGTGCGGATGGGCGCGTTCGATCCGGGCTCGGTCAACCTCGGCACGCATGGCGCGAACGGCCTGCCGGGTGCCTCGATCGTCTACGCCACGTCATACCGCGACATCGCCTGGCTCGCCGACCTGCACCACGAGGAAAAGCTCGGCCCAGCGATCGCGATCTACGAGCCCGGCTGGCTGCGCACCACGCTCGCCTATGAGAAGGCGGGGAAGCTGCCTGCCGGCGCTTTCGTGAAGCTCTATTTCGGCGGGCGATACAATTTCCTCGATGGCAAGCGCAGCGACGTAACCTTCGGCTTGCCACCGACCGAAAAGGCGCTCGATGCCTATCTTGAGCTGCTCGAAGGATCGTCGTTGCCTTGGGCGGTCGCGGCGATTGGCGATTGCGTGATCGAGACCGGCCTGGCGAGCCTCGCGATCGCGCGCGGCGGTCACGTCCGCGTCGGGCTGGAAGACTTCGGTGGCCAGCGCAAGCCGGGCAACCTCGAGTTGATTGCCGAAGTGGTGGCGTTGGCGGCAGACGCCGGGCGGCCGCTGGCTAGCCCGACCGATGCGGCGCGCATTCTTGGTTTGCCACGATGAATCAACCTCTCCCCGCCCCACGCACTTTCCCCCTTCGTGTCGAGCGCAGTCGAGGCACCAACCCCAGCGGGCATACCATGTCCCTAGACTTTGCCCGGGACGAACGCGCGGACCTGGTCAAGCCAGTCGGCGCCGTGATCACCGCGCTCGCGATCCTGCGCTGCATCGGCCGCCACCGCGAGGCGCTGCGCCTGTCCGACATCGTCCGCGAGGAATCGATCAACGCCTCCACCGCGCACGCCATCCTGCGCACGCTCGAACACGAAGGACTCGTTGCCTTCGACCGCCGAACCAAACGCTACACGCTCGCCAGCGGCCTCACCGATCTCGCCGCGCCGCTCACTGAGCGCGACGATCCCGCGATGCGCGCCGCCAACGCGATGGCCGCCGCCGCGCAGGAACTGCACGCCACGATCGGCTTATGGCGCCGCGTCGGCGACGAGGTCGAGTTGCTTCACGTCGCCGACAGCTCGGCGACGATGCGCGTCGCCTTCACCATCGGTCGCCGCCTGCCGATGCTGCTCGGCGCAATGGGGCGCCTGGTCGCGGCCCGCGGCGATTTCGACGAAGCGACGCTGGAGCGCGGCTTCGAAGCAGTGCCCTGGGCGATCGTCCCCGATTACACGACGTGGCGCGCGGAAGTCGCGACTGCCCAGCGCGACGCGATCGGGCTCGATCACGGCCACGTCAACGCCGGCATCCTCGGGGTCGCCGTCCCGGTCGAGCATGACGGCCCGCTCCGCCACGTCGTCGCCGCCGCGATGTTCGACGCCGGCCCGCATCCGGACACCACCGTCATCGTCGATCGCTTGCGCGCCGTCGCAGCGGTCGCCGGCGACCAATAAACACATTCAAAACATAAGCTTAGGAGAGCCACCATGTACGACCTGCTCGTCAAGAACGGCACCATCGTCGACGGCACCGGCGCCCCCAGCTTCCGCGGTGACCTGGCTGTGCGCGACGGCAAGATCGTCGCGGTCGGAGACGCCTCCGGCCCCGCCCGCGAGACGATCGACGCCGAAGGTTGCATCGTCACACCAGGCTTCGTCGACATCCATACGCACTACGATGGTCAAGTTTCGTGGGATCAAGTCCTCGCCCCCTCCTCGATCAACGGCGTCACTTCGGCCGCAATGGGCAATTGCGGCGTGGGGTTCGCGCCCGCGCGCGCTGACAAGCACGATTGGCTGATCCAGTTGCTCGAAGGCGTCGAAGACATCCCCGGCACTGCGCTTGCCGAAGGGCTGACATGGGATTGGGAGAGCTTCCCCGACTATCTCGACGCGCTCAGCCAGCGCGAATATGCAATCGATCTCGGCGCCCACCTCCCCCACGCCGCGCTCCGCGCCTATGTTATGGGTGACCGCGGCGGCGATCACCTTGAACGTCCCTCGACGGGCGAGATCGAGCGGATGGCGCGGCTGACCGCTGAAGCGATGGAGGCCGGCGCGCTCGGCTTCACCACATCGCGCACGCACGCCCACCGTAGCCGTGACGGCCTCAATATCGGTACGCTGACCGCGGAAGATCCCGAACTGCTGGGGATCGTCGGTGCGCTGCGGCAGACCGGCAAGGGTGTGATCCAGCTGATCTCGGACGCGTATCTTACGGCGGACGACGCGTTCGCCACCGCTGAACTCCAGCTGATCCGCCGCCTCGCCGAGACGAGCGGCCGCCGCCTGTCGTTCACCGTGCAGCAGACCGACGACTCGCCCGATCGGTGGAAGAGCATCTATCGAGAGATCGATCAGATGGTCGCCGATGGTCTGCCCGTCAGTGCGCAAGTCGCACCGCGCCCGATTGGAGCGATCCTCTCGTTCGCCTCCACCACCAATCCATTCATCGTCGCACGCACCTATCGCCGGATCGCCGCCGAGAGCGCCAGCATCGACGCACGGTTGCAGGCGCTCGCTGACCCGGCGGTGCGTGCCGCGATATTGGAAGAACATGCCGCCTTCCACGCAAGCGAGGGCTTCATCGCCATCATCACGCGCGGCTTCACCCGCATGTTCCGGATGACCGACCCGGTCGATTATGAACCGCACGAAAGCCAGTCGCTTGGCGCGGAGGCAGGACGCGCCGGGGTCGATCCCGCAGCGTTCGTCTACGACACGCTGATGGAAGAAGGCGGCCGTCGGCTCCTATACATGCCGTTGATCAACTATGCACACGGCAACCTCGACGACGTGCATGGC from Sphingomonas radiodurans includes the following:
- a CDS encoding N-acyl-D-amino-acid deacylase family protein, whose translation is MYDLLVKNGTIVDGTGAPSFRGDLAVRDGKIVAVGDASGPARETIDAEGCIVTPGFVDIHTHYDGQVSWDQVLAPSSINGVTSAAMGNCGVGFAPARADKHDWLIQLLEGVEDIPGTALAEGLTWDWESFPDYLDALSQREYAIDLGAHLPHAALRAYVMGDRGGDHLERPSTGEIERMARLTAEAMEAGALGFTTSRTHAHRSRDGLNIGTLTAEDPELLGIVGALRQTGKGVIQLISDAYLTADDAFATAELQLIRRLAETSGRRLSFTVQQTDDSPDRWKSIYREIDQMVADGLPVSAQVAPRPIGAILSFASTTNPFIVARTYRRIAAESASIDARLQALADPAVRAAILEEHAAFHASEGFIAIITRGFTRMFRMTDPVDYEPHESQSLGAEAGRAGVDPAAFVYDTLMEEGGRRLLYMPLINYAHGNLDDVHGMLTGNHVLYGLSDGGAHCGTICDGSFPTTTVALWSRGNKAGLSTPLERLVHGYSQKNAAHVGWYDRGVLAPGYLADINVISLDELALAPPEIVQDLPAGGTRLLQQPRGYRATVKSGVPTFSRGAWTGRTPGRLLRGAQAFG
- a CDS encoding BKACE family enzyme — translated: MEPLIIEAALNGATPKARNPNVPVSPEEITAGALAAMEAGAAIVHTHIERMDMTGGAAVVRYMEGYAPVLAARPDAILWGTVATGPDVEARFGHYRGLAVAGVRMGAFDPGSVNLGTHGANGLPGASIVYATSYRDIAWLADLHHEEKLGPAIAIYEPGWLRTTLAYEKAGKLPAGAFVKLYFGGRYNFLDGKRSDVTFGLPPTEKALDAYLELLEGSSLPWAVAAIGDCVIETGLASLAIARGGHVRVGLEDFGGQRKPGNLELIAEVVALAADAGRPLASPTDAARILGLPR
- a CDS encoding IclR family transcriptional regulator — encoded protein: MSLDFARDERADLVKPVGAVITALAILRCIGRHREALRLSDIVREESINASTAHAILRTLEHEGLVAFDRRTKRYTLASGLTDLAAPLTERDDPAMRAANAMAAAAQELHATIGLWRRVGDEVELLHVADSSATMRVAFTIGRRLPMLLGAMGRLVAARGDFDEATLERGFEAVPWAIVPDYTTWRAEVATAQRDAIGLDHGHVNAGILGVAVPVEHDGPLRHVVAAAMFDAGPHPDTTVIVDRLRAVAAVAGDQ